CCCTTTCCAAATCCTCCTCCCTAAGATTAGATCCACTGGGTAGGCAAAGGCCATTTTCAAAGAGTTTCTCTGCGACCTTTCCCCCATAATAAGGTGCATTTTTAAATACTGGCTGAAGATGCATGGGTTTCCACAAAGGCCTGGATTCTATATTGTCCTCCCAAAGATATTTCCGGATATCCTCCCGGGTAATCCCTCCTGTCTTTTCAGGATCAACCAACATACAGGTCAACCAACGATTGGAATGGAACCCCTCGGGCTCCTCTAGGAATGAAATCCCGGACAAATTGCCCAATCCCCTTTTGTAATAGTCAAAATTTCTCCTGCGCTGTGCCACTCTTTCCGGCAAAACTTCCATCTGACCACGGCCTATACCTGCCAACACATTGCTCATGCGGTAATTGTAACCGATATGGGTATGTTGGTAATGCGGTGCTTCGTCCCTGGCCTGGGTGGCTAAAAATTTAGCCTTCTTGACCATCCATTCCGTATCGGATAAGAGTGCCCCTCCTCCCGAAGTGGTGATAATCTTGTTTCCATTAAAACTCAAAACGCCCATATCCCCGAAAGTACCACAGGCCTTGCCTTTGAAGGTAGACCCCAGGGCTTCGGCAGCATCCTCGATTACAGGAATGTCATATTTTCTGGCCAAAGCCATAATCTCCTGCATCTTGGCAGGCATACCATAGAGGTGGACCGGAATAATGGCTGCCGGTTTTTGTTTCTTACCGGACACTTTCCCCGACTCACAGGCCAAAATGGCCTCCTCCAGGGCTTGAGGGCATATGTTCCAGGTCTCTTTTTCCGAATCTACAAAAACAGGGGTGGCACCCAAATAGGCAATGGGATTGACAGAACCGGAAAACGTAAAACTTTGGCAGATGACCAGATCTCCGGGCTGAACACCAAGGATAACCAATGCCAGGTGGATCGCAGCAGTTCCGGAACTAAGTGCCGCCGCATGTTTTACTCCTGTAAAGTTTTGCAGGTCTTGTTCAAAACCATCTACATGAGGACCAAGTGGCGCGATCCAGTTGGTGGCAAAAGCATCCTGAACATATTTCAGTTCATTCGCCCCCATATGAGGGGAAGAAAGCCAGATTTTGGTTGGAGGCATGTGGGGGAAAAGTTAATTGGTTGAATAGTTAATTAGCTGATTGGTTAATTGAGTAATTGGTCATTCGGTAATTTGGTTTCGCCTGAATAACCTATTTGGTCGTGAATTGGGAATTTTTGGGAATCTGTGGTTAACATCGCTTGAATTGTTCAGCGTGGATTCAACTCTATAGACTGTTTGAGATTTAGTTAGCCGTTTTGGGGATTTGCGATTAACTTTTAGCATTTACCATATTTCTTGTTTATAGGATCTGCTATTATTTGCACCATCCGTTTTATTCGCACTCTATCTATTATGAAATGCTCATGGTTTGCATAAATCTCAGCTGACCATCTCATAAGAAGTGATCATTCTGATATTGATACGATCAAAGTTCTTGAAGTATTCTTGGAATCTAAGGAAGACTTTTTCATTTCACTTCTAAAAATAGGATATTATGTCAGTATCAATTAAAATTGGCTTCATTAAAAAAATCTGGTTCAGTCGGATTTCCTCCTATTCTCCAAATTGTTCGTTAACTCAATAAATGTCAAAACTTTCCTTTTGTTGTTTTCTGTATCCAAAGATTCCAAAAAACTGGAAAGGTTTTGGAGTTTTTCGGGAGAGAGATTTTCAATCCTTTTAATCAAGTCGCTCTTTTCATTAATTGGTCATCATGACTTACCTCCATTTGCCTAATACCCTAAATTATTGATCAAAGTTCGGTTTTCCTATCTTTTAAATTGGTAAAAATTTACGGGAGCTCGGCTGACTAAAATTTAAAGGAATCCAGGGTTCAGAAAAAAGTAAACATTTAACAAAAAAAACTATGCTTAACTTTTCGATCCAACACTATTTTCCATACGTTTCAACACCCCCCCCTCTTTCATCAAAACCGGCTCTTCATCCACGTCCCGCAGGAAAATAAGGTCTTTTTCGAATTCATACATTTTGTAACTCTTTTCAAAACCAGGATCATTATCCAACAAGCGGATGGTATCCTCGGCGAAATTAGCTCCTCCGGCTGCAAAACACTGAGTAAAGGCCACATGACGTACATTGATCTCTGTGATGTAAGGCTTCCCGTTTTCATCTTCCTTGAAGTCTGCGGTAAAAAATCCATGGGCTTCCGCTCCGGTAAACTCAAATACTTTCTCCATGGCCTTCTGTGCCAATTCTACCAAATGCGGTTCGTTCAGCAACCTTCCAAAAGAAGAATTCCCTGTAATCCCCGAAGGCGCCACCTTGGACATGATATAGCTTACCCTTTCACCTGTGGCAGTACGTAGGAGTTTACCTTTCCAATATAAAAGCTTACAGGCCAAATTCCTGCCAGGCAAATATTCGCTTGCCAGAAACTGCTCCACCTCAGGATTGATCTGTATCCAGTTCATGAGTTCTGGTAAACTCCCAATCTTCAGGGAGCCCAAGCCGCTGCTTCCCGAAGAACTTCTAACCCAAAAAGGAAAGCCCAAGGCATTAAAAAGCCCTTGAAAATCCCTTTGGCTTCTGTGGAATTCTACCGACTTGGGTACCAAATCCAATCCTTCCAAAATTTCTGACATCCTCGCTTTGTCAACCAATACTTGAGACACTTCATAATCAGGAATCAAGGAAGGGCAAGGCAACTTACCTTTAGACAGGCGCTTGCTCCACTCTATTACTTCCAATTCTGGTAGTATCACTGCATAATCGATCTGCTTATCAGCGATAATCCGTTCAATATCCTGCCAATAGGATTCGGGATCTGAAGCCGGCGCTATGAGAAAACTCTCCTTAAAAAGGTCTTTTTTATAAAGCCCCACCGCATAAGGATTGATATCAGTACCATAAAATTCCCAATCGGCATATTTACTATATTTATGGAGTGCTGCAGCAAAACTTCTTGGCGTAGGGCCGCCAACACCTGTAAATAATATCTTCATAGTAGATCTGTGTTGTCTATTTGTATTACTTTCTAAAGTAGGATTGGGTTTAGTCAAGAATTTCCTTAATTATGACCATTAAAAGGTTGCATGGGCCTAGATTCAGACTGATTCACTCCCTCCCGTTTAAATACTTTCCAAAATGTTAGGAAAAGAATCTTAACATCCATCAAAAAACTAAGATTATTGATGTAATCAAGATCCAGTTCAAATTTTCGAGTCCAGGAAATAGAATTACGCCCGTTGACTTGGGCCCAACCAGTGATGCCAGGACGGACCTCATGCCTGCGCAGCTGCTCCTGGGAATAAAGAGGGATGTATTTGAACAAGAGGGGCCTTGGCCCGATCAGGCTCATATCTCCTTTGAGGATATTGATCAATTGTGGCAGTTCGTCCAGAGATAATTTTCGGATGACATCTCCTGCTTTGGTGATGCGCTGCACATCGGGCAGGAGTTTTCCTTCCGCATCCCTCCTATCGGTCATGGTCTTAAACTTGATGATATGGAAAGGCTTTTGGTGCCTACCGGGTCTTTCTTGGTAGAAGAAAATGGCTCCTCTATTTTGAATAAAGAGGATTAGGGTAATCAGGATAAAAAAAGGGCTAAAAAGCAACAAGGCCACCACTGCTCCTAATATGTCTATGGGTCTTTTGAAGTAGTTTTTATAGATCATTTGAAATGTTTTTTATGGAACGCTGATGACGCGCCCGCCTGTCGAATGGACAGGGATTTTGCAGATGAGCGCTGATTTTTTCGCACTCGGATCCCGCTTTGCGGGAAAAGTTCTGCGATCATCAGCTTAATCAGCGTTTATCCGCGTTCAAACCTTGTGAGCTTGCGAACAAATCAGTGTTCTATCACTTATACTTTTCCAATTCAGCTTTCAATCCTCTCTTCACCGGCAACTGCCAAAGCAGTTTGCACCAGTCGTGGTTTCCTTCAATTAGTCCTGGGCCTTTTTCTGTGATGACCACATCCCAGCCGATGGATCGATTCTGGGGATGTTTCAGAGCTGCTTTTTCGACCATTTCCAGGGTTTCTTTCCAAAAAGGCACTTGAAAGCCTTCTATCCTGACACCTGTAATCGGATGAATTACTTCATCTGTTTTGGTGATATCGCTGTAAACGCCAGGGCCAATGACAACACCAGTTTTTTCATCTATTGGCGCAGCCATATTACCAGCAGCCATATTGTCCACAGGAGAATTCACAGATATCCTTAAACGGCAACCTAGAAGCTCCACCTCATTGCTTGCATTCAGCTGGGTAAATATCCTTACCGTATTCACTGCGGAAGGGGATAACCTTTGAAGTTCAGGGTGCTGGATTAAGAATTCCTCGGCCAACTCGTAGCCTTCCTGTTCCATAAATTGAACCAAGGTAGCTGGTTTGAATTCGGCTGTTTGCGTTATAAAGACTCCTTTTCCGCATTTTCCATCGGATACTTTTAGGACAATTTTTGCAGATGGATTATTAAGGAGTTTTTCGGCAATTTCTTGATTACCCTTTAATGTTTCCAAATCTGCTACCTGATGTACAAAAAACTCTCCATACTTTTTATAGAAAAGGGTTTTGTCGTCCAGGATATGTCGTTCTGATTTTGGGTTCATACCAAATTGGTACTCGTACATATAGCCTGTCCCTGCCCAGTATTTTCTTTCTTGATCAGTGAGATCAAAAAACCGAAACTGAAAATATTCCAATAAGGAAATATTATGGAGAAAAACAGAAGAAATCACATCAGATAGGATAGCCAATTTAGATTTCCTGGTTTGATTGAAGGTGAAATCCAAAAATTTGGTAAACTTCTCCTTATCGAGTTGCTTTAAATAATAGCCAAAATATAATATTCTTTTGAGCATAGTTATTTCTACAGAATGCTGATGATGCGGATCAAGCTGATTATCACAGATTAAATCCGCGTTAAATCCGCAAAATCAGTGTCATCTGCGGTCTATTATTTTTCTATTCTTTTATGATCCCCACCAATTTACCAGCCGACATAAACTCCACCTCCGGCCATTTAGCCACAATGGCTTTCAACAATTTTTTCAAATCCCCCAAGCCTTTTTCGCGGTTATTGGGGTCGATATGTCCACAAAAATTAACCCGATGCGAAGAAATGATGGCGGGCTTGTTCCAGCGGAAAGCCGCTTCAATTTGTGCCATGGCCTTGGCCACATGGTCAACATTTGATGCTGTGGGCTCAAAGACCACATTGCGTACCAGTTCTACCCTATCCTGGGCTTTTTTATAGCCCATACTTGCAAACTGCTTTTTGTATTTCCCAAAACCCAAGTGTTTCCCCTGATAAAAAGGCCTATCCAAGGCTTCCAATCCCCAGTTTTTCAGTTCTCCTTCCAAGTGGACAGGAAACTGCTGGGCCGGAGGGGTAAATACTTTGGATTTGTAGCCATATACTTTTTCAAAAGTAGCCAAACCCTCTCGCATGATTTCAGGAAAGCTCTTGGTATCCTCTACTGGATCCCAAAAGGAAAAAGCAGCGGTCCACCCTATGGAAGAATAACCTGACGAACCAATATTCGCCAAGGAACGGTTTTCCA
This Cecembia calidifontis DNA region includes the following protein-coding sequences:
- a CDS encoding DegT/DnrJ/EryC1/StrS family aminotransferase, with protein sequence MPPTKIWLSSPHMGANELKYVQDAFATNWIAPLGPHVDGFEQDLQNFTGVKHAAALSSGTAAIHLALVILGVQPGDLVICQSFTFSGSVNPIAYLGATPVFVDSEKETWNICPQALEEAILACESGKVSGKKQKPAAIIPVHLYGMPAKMQEIMALARKYDIPVIEDAAEALGSTFKGKACGTFGDMGVLSFNGNKIITTSGGGALLSDTEWMVKKAKFLATQARDEAPHYQHTHIGYNYRMSNVLAGIGRGQMEVLPERVAQRRRNFDYYKRGLGNLSGISFLEEPEGFHSNRWLTCMLVDPEKTGGITREDIRKYLWEDNIESRPLWKPMHLQPVFKNAPYYGGKVAEKLFENGLCLPSGSNLREEDLERVVSKIKEVCLKGLKVNA
- a CDS encoding sugar transferase produces the protein MIYKNYFKRPIDILGAVVALLLFSPFFILITLILFIQNRGAIFFYQERPGRHQKPFHIIKFKTMTDRRDAEGKLLPDVQRITKAGDVIRKLSLDELPQLINILKGDMSLIGPRPLLFKYIPLYSQEQLRRHEVRPGITGWAQVNGRNSISWTRKFELDLDYINNLSFLMDVKILFLTFWKVFKREGVNQSESRPMQPFNGHN
- a CDS encoding sugar-transfer associated ATP-grasp domain-containing protein, with the protein product MLKRILYFGYYLKQLDKEKFTKFLDFTFNQTRKSKLAILSDVISSVFLHNISLLEYFQFRFFDLTDQERKYWAGTGYMYEYQFGMNPKSERHILDDKTLFYKKYGEFFVHQVADLETLKGNQEIAEKLLNNPSAKIVLKVSDGKCGKGVFITQTAEFKPATLVQFMEQEGYELAEEFLIQHPELQRLSPSAVNTVRIFTQLNASNEVELLGCRLRISVNSPVDNMAAGNMAAPIDEKTGVVIGPGVYSDITKTDEVIHPITGVRIEGFQVPFWKETLEMVEKAALKHPQNRSIGWDVVITEKGPGLIEGNHDWCKLLWQLPVKRGLKAELEKYK